One window of Ictalurus punctatus breed USDA103 chromosome 22, Coco_2.0, whole genome shotgun sequence genomic DNA carries:
- the npffr1l2 gene encoding neuropeptide FF receptor 1 like 2: protein MNSLDIWDGMPLTEVLSDLQTNSSLLNVSTSNTTNLTSITYYPYYQHSLPVAASLTVAYLFIFLLCMVGNGLVCLIVLENRRMRTVTNLFIFNLAVSDLLVGVFCIPTTLVDNLITGWPFSNTVCKMSGLVQGMSVAASIFTLVAIAVDRFRCIVYPFQPKLTLLVAKVTIAMIWVLALVIMCPSAATLTVEHVKHHFMVHNLDYNHTYPLLSCFENWTNPHMRKVYTTVLFAHIYLIPLTIITLMYGRIGVKLYTTSVISVNEQQESGGGQNAARPLISHKKIKVIKMLIVVALLFTLSWLPLWILTLLTDYGGLDQEELEFLAGYVFPFAHWLAFSNSSVNPIIYGYYNENFKRGFQAVCRTHSCCCCCFIMPTGSRRVHRPGREDRREVVVNSNSMPFGARNRVYTDGNLKNSRANMDEGQKRAGCRLSSSASMDDARSEMAIQTKGVASQKGLQMEDLEKISPIGMTVSQAWDQ, encoded by the exons atgaaTTCTCTGGATATCTGGGACGGCATGCCTTTAACTGAGGTGTTATCCGATCTCCAGACGAATTCAAGCCTCCTAAACGTCTCCACCAGCAACACCACCAACCTCACCAGCATCACCTACTACCCGTACTACCAGCACTCGCTGCCTGTGGCAGCCAGCCTGACCGTGGCCTACCTCTTCATCTTCCTGCTCTGCATGGTGGGAAACGGCCTGGTCTGTCTCATCGTGCTGGAGAACCGGCGCATGAGAACAGTCACCAACCTGTTCATCTTTAATCTGGCCGTGAGTGATCTCCTGGTGGGGGTTTTCTGCATCCCGACTACGCTGGTGGATAATCTTATCACAG GTTGGCCCTTCTCGAACACGGTGTGCAAGATGAGCGGTTTGGTGCAGGGAATGTCCGTCGCAGCCTCCATCTTCACTCTAGTGGCCATCGCCGTAGACAG GTTTCGCTGCATCGTCTACCCTTTCCAGCCTAAACTGACCTTGCTAGTTGCCAAGGTGACCATAGCGATGATTTGGGTGCTGGCGTTGGTGATTATGTGCCCTTCGGCAGCAACGCTGACTGTGGAGCATGTCAAGCATCACTTCATGGTACACAACCTGGATTACAACCACACATACCCACTCTTGTCTTGCTTCGAGAACTGGACCAACCCTCACATGAGGAAAGTCTACACCACAGTCCTGTTCGCCCACATCTACCTGATCCCACTCACAATCATCACGCTGATGTACGGCCGCATCGGCGTCAAGCTTTACACCACGTCGGTCATTTCTGTGAATGAGCAACAGGAAAGTGGCGGGGGTCAGAACGCTGCCAGACCGCTTATCTCGCACAAAAAGATCAAGGTCATCAAAATGTTGATTGTGGTGGCCCTTCTTTTTACCCTCTCTTGGCTCCCCTTATGGATCCTCACGCTCTTGACGGACTATGGAGGTCTGGACCAAGAGGAACTCGAGTTCCTCGCCGGTTATGTGTTCCCGTTCGCACATTGGCTGGCTTTCTCGAACTCCAGCGTTAACCCAATCATCTATGGCTACTACAACGAAAACTTCAAGCGAGGCTTCCAGGCCGTGTGCAGGACCCATtcgtgctgctgctgctgttttatCATGCCCACGGGGAGCAGAAGGGTTCACAGACCAGGCAGGGAAGACAGGAGAGAGGTGGTGGTGAACTCAAACTCTATGCCCTTTGGAGCCAGAAACAGAGTATACACTGATGGTAACTTAAAGAACTCCAGAGCCAACATGGATGAGGGGCAGAAGAGGGCTGGTTGCAGGCTCAGCAGCTCTGCCAGCATGGATGACGCCAGATCTGAGATGGCCATTCAGACAAAGGGGGTTGCAAGCCAAAAAGGATTGCAAATGGAGGACCTGGAGAAGATCAGTCCCATTGGCATGACTGTGAGTCAGGCCTGGGACCAGTAG